Proteins from a single region of Pseudodesulfovibrio portus:
- a CDS encoding substrate-binding periplasmic protein: protein MSLIAVLLLLAHAGMSFGGDLRVVTESWPPYTYSENGEIKGVVTEIVEATLNRAGLDYSIELYPWARAYDIAKNNENVLIYSILKLPNREGLFKWIHLDGLRTAMCLFRPCHRTDITACTLEEARFYRIGVTRETSTHHFLQAKGFVEGANLFPVNCEEQNYLKSSPETNRIDFTTGDRLSLAHWLRDAGLPTDYWVAQVPLFQEDFYMAFGIRTPDGLVDRVRRALREMREEGEFAAIVDKYSRLYQ, encoded by the coding sequence ATGAGTCTTATTGCCGTGCTGTTGCTGCTGGCGCATGCGGGCATGTCGTTCGGGGGAGACCTTCGGGTGGTGACCGAGTCCTGGCCTCCGTATACATACAGTGAGAACGGCGAGATCAAGGGGGTGGTCACCGAAATCGTCGAGGCCACCCTGAACCGGGCCGGGCTCGACTACTCCATCGAGCTGTATCCCTGGGCACGGGCTTACGACATCGCCAAAAACAATGAAAACGTTCTCATTTATTCCATCTTGAAACTGCCCAACCGGGAGGGGCTGTTCAAGTGGATACACCTCGACGGCCTGCGCACCGCCATGTGCCTTTTCCGGCCCTGCCACCGAACCGACATAACGGCGTGCACGCTTGAGGAGGCCAGGTTCTACCGGATCGGCGTGACGCGCGAGACCTCGACACACCATTTTCTGCAGGCCAAGGGGTTTGTGGAGGGCGCCAATCTTTTCCCGGTCAACTGCGAGGAGCAGAATTACCTGAAGTCCTCTCCGGAAACCAATCGAATCGATTTCACCACCGGCGACAGGCTTTCCCTGGCCCACTGGCTCAGGGACGCGGGCCTGCCCACGGACTACTGGGTGGCCCAGGTGCCCCTGTTCCAGGAGGATTTTTACATGGCCTTCGGGATCAGGACGCCGGACGGGCTGGTGGACAGGGTGCGCCGCGCCCTCCGGGAAATGCGGGAGGAAGGGGAATTCGCGGCCATCGTGGACAAATATTCCCGCCTCTACCAATGA